CGGTGGCAGACACCGCGAGCACGGGCGTGCCGTGCACCGGGTAGGTCGAGACGGCCACCGCCACGAACTCCTGGCGGTCCTGCAGGGCGGCGGTGAGCATCTGCTCGGCGACCGCGGCGTCCACGATGGTGGCCCCGTCCGCTGTCGGTTCGACGTCGATGAGCCGGTCGGTGCGGCCGCGGCCCTGCCGCGCGATGAACACGACGAGCCCCGCGATGACGAGCGCCGGCACGAGAAGGGCCACGAGCGGCACCCAACTGCGCCCGGTGTCGCCCACGGCCGTGCCGGCGAGCAGCTCGGTGAGCCCGGCGGTGACGTCGGGGGCGGTGCGCGCCCAGGCCCGCATGAAGTCGGGCACGGCGACCAGGGCCACCGCGGCGGCGCCGAGCGCCACAGCCAGCAACCCGCTCACCAGGACCAAAGCCCGGTTGAGAATTCGGTTCGCGCCGTTCATGCGTCCACCCGTCCGGTCGGGGTGATCACCACGGTGGGTTCCAGGGGCGGCCGCAACGCGTCGAAGGCGATCGCCTCGGCGATCGCCTTCTCCGCCGTGAACCGGTTGGGCAGCACACCGGGTTCCGGGGTGAGGCTCACGGTGGCGCTCCGCCTGGACACCGTGACAGCCACACTGCCCGGAGCGATGTGGGCCGCCACGGATGCCCGACGCTCCAGCGACGCCGCGATCACGTCGTCGTCCACCACGACGGCCGCCCGGTCGGAGTCCACCTCGTGCCGGGCCCGGCGGCCGGGAAGCAGGGCCACCAGAACGAGGGCGATACCGGCCAGCCCGGCGAGGATGCCCACCGTGAGCAGGATCGCCGGCGCTAGCCGGTTGACCTGGCTCACGTAGGCCACGGCATCGGTGGGCGCGACGAGCAGAGCCGGCCGGTCGAGCAGCTCGAGCACCAGTTCCGTGCCGCCGTACAGGCATCCGGCGATGATCACCGAGGCCACCGAGACGGCGGCGACCGTGCGCGGCGAGTGTGTCTCGCGTCGCAGCATCCGCTTGTAGGTCGACCGGTGCGCCCGGCTGACCGGGCGCAGGTGCGGCACCGTCACGGCCTGGCGCCGGGGCAGGGTGCCCGGTGCCGATGTGGTGACGCTGCCGTTCATGGTGTGCCGATCGTTTGGTGGAACTGTGGTGAGCGGGTCAGTCGACCCGGTCGGGGCGGCGGATGCGTGCGCCGGTGAGCCGCACGACCACCCCGGCGATCTCGGCGCCGGTGAGGTCGGCCACGGTGCCCCGGATCTGGTGCTGGGCCCGGTCGGTGCGGTCGAGGATGGTGCCGTCCGCGGGGCTGTCCGCTGCGGCGTCGAGGGTGGAATCGTCGAGGGGGAGGACCCGGATCGGGGCGCGCACCGTGAGGTCGAGCCCGCCGTCGGCGTCGGCCAGGCGCACGGAGACCTGGCTGGGACGCACGCCGAGCGCATCCGCCGCGACCGCCGAGACCACCCGGGTCATCGCGCGTGCCGTGATGCGGGTGCTCCCGCGTCGGTGCAGGATCACCGTGGCTCCGGTCACAGGTCGCCGGCTTCGTCGGCTTCGTCGGCTTCGTCGGCTTTGTCGGCTTTGTCGGCCTCGTCTGTGTCGTCGGTCTCCGCGGGCAGGTGCACGTCGGTGATGGTGACGTTCACCTCGGTGACGTGCAGGCCCACGAGGCTTTCGATGGCCTCGATGATGGCGGTGCGGGCGTCTTCGGCGACCTGCTGCAGCGGTGCGGGGTACGTGGCGACGAGGGTGACGTCGACGGCGACCTGGCCCTCGCCCACGTCCACGCTGACGCCCTGCGTGTGGTCGGTGCTCTTGATCGCGTCACGGATGGCGCCGAGCGCGCGGGCTGCGCCGCCCCCGAGAGCGTGCAGACCGGCCACATCGCGCAGAGCCAGTCCGGCGATCTTGGCGACGACCGCGTCGTTGATCACGGTCTTGCCGCGCGACTCGCCGCTCGGGGTGACGGTGGGAGCGCTGGTGCCATCGGGAAGAATCGGGGTGGAGCCGTGGACGGTGCTGTCCGGGGTGAGGTTCGTCATGAGTCGTGCTCCTGTGTCGGTGGTTCGGAGAAAGCGGTGCGGCCTGTGGGATGCCCAGTTAGCCACTATGCTGCACGCAGCGGTGCCGTCGGGTGATTTTTTCTCCCCGAAACTCATTGATACTGTTCAGACGCATCTCGCGGACTGTTCGTCACGAACATCGAGTATTTGCCACGAGAGCGGGCTTGAGTAGAGAGAGGTCTCCGGTGACAACCACGGGGTCAGATGAGCGGTCGCCACTCGGCGACGCCACCGACGCGATCCTCGCCGCACGTGCAGCCGACGGTGACGTGCGAGCGTTCGAGGTGATTGTGCGACGGCACGGGCCGTTGATGCGTGCCTACGCCACCCGTATTTTGGGTTCCACCAGCGATTCCGATGACGTGGTGCAGGAGACCTTCATCACGGCGTGGGAGCGCCTGCCCGAGCTGCAGGACCCCGCGGCGACGAAGGCGTGGCTCATGCGGATCACCAGTCGAAAGGCGATCGACCGCATCCGTTCACGACGCCAGGATCAGCCCCTGGCGGACTGGGACGTTGCCGCGCCAGAATCAGAATCTCCCCACCATCAGGCCGAAGCTGCGTCACAAAGGGAGCGGCTCACACGTGCACTCGATACTCTGAGCGAAGCGCAGCGACAATGCTGGACTTTGCGGGAGATCGGCGGGCATAGTTACGCCGAAATCGCCGAAGAGCTTGACGTGCCGCCGTCCACGGTGCGGGGACTCCTCGCCCGGGCCAGGCAGAAGCTCATGCAAGAGATGGAGGAATGGCGATGACACTCCCTCACGACGACGCGAGCCGCGACCTCATCGCCCACCTCAGCGACTACCTCGACCGCGGAGAGACCCCGCCGGACGACTTCCTCAGCGAGGCCCCCGAGCACCGGATCGCCTACGACGCGCTCAGCCGCTTCCGCGCCCTCGCCGGCAACATCCTGGCCCAAGACGTCTCGGCCGAACCGGCCAGGGACGACAGCTGGGTGACCGGAATCCTCAACAACATCCACCGGGAAGCCCGAGCCGGGCGCACCATCCCGGTGTCGCACCCGTCACCGAAGGCCACCCTCAGCCTCACCGAAGGAGCCGTCAGAGGCCTGATCCGCTCTGCAGGCGACGGTGTTGCCGGCACCTTCATCGGCAAGTGCCGGCTCGAGGGCGACGTGGCGACCCCGGGCAGCCCGGTCACCGTCAACGTCGAGGCCAGCGTGTTCTGGGGCGAGCGGATGCCGCAGACGGCACAGCGGTTGCGCGACGCCATCACGACGTCGCTGTTGCACCACACCGAGCTGAACATCGTGGCCGTGAACGTGACGATCACGGATGTGCACCTG
This is a stretch of genomic DNA from Cryobacterium soli. It encodes these proteins:
- a CDS encoding Asp23/Gls24 family envelope stress response protein: MTLPHDDASRDLIAHLSDYLDRGETPPDDFLSEAPEHRIAYDALSRFRALAGNILAQDVSAEPARDDSWVTGILNNIHREARAGRTIPVSHPSPKATLSLTEGAVRGLIRSAGDGVAGTFIGKCRLEGDVATPGSPVTVNVEASVFWGERMPQTAQRLRDAITTSLLHHTELNIVAVNVTITDVHLRRNAKPEESGS
- a CDS encoding RNA polymerase sigma factor, which gives rise to MTTTGSDERSPLGDATDAILAARAADGDVRAFEVIVRRHGPLMRAYATRILGSTSDSDDVVQETFITAWERLPELQDPAATKAWLMRITSRKAIDRIRSRRQDQPLADWDVAAPESESPHHQAEAASQRERLTRALDTLSEAQRQCWTLREIGGHSYAEIAEELDVPPSTVRGLLARARQKLMQEMEEWR
- a CDS encoding Asp23/Gls24 family envelope stress response protein, which gives rise to MTNLTPDSTVHGSTPILPDGTSAPTVTPSGESRGKTVINDAVVAKIAGLALRDVAGLHALGGGAARALGAIRDAIKSTDHTQGVSVDVGEGQVAVDVTLVATYPAPLQQVAEDARTAIIEAIESLVGLHVTEVNVTITDVHLPAETDDTDEADKADKADEADEADEAGDL